A single region of the Malaclemys terrapin pileata isolate rMalTer1 chromosome 2, rMalTer1.hap1, whole genome shotgun sequence genome encodes:
- the TRIB1 gene encoding tribbles homolog 1, with translation MSRKTQPRSPGLLLPAARCRSAPSKRLLLQDGSSEDAPAAKCPRLSECPSSPQDCLSAPASPGSGPTPGSAQSPSLIAGYLLLPLADREHVSRALNIHTGQELRCKVFPLKHYQDKIRLYVQLPSHKNITGVVEVILGDTKAYVFLEKDFGDMHSYVRSCKRLREEEAAKLFKQIVSAVAHCHQSAIVLGDLKLRKFVFSTEERTQLRLESLEDTHIIKGEDDALSDKHGCPAYVSPEILNTTGTYSGKSADVWSLGVMLYTLLVGRYPFHDSDPSTLFSKIRRGQFCIPDHVSPKARCLIRSLLRREPSERLTAPEILLHPWFEAVLEPGYVDQDIGTSDQIVPEHHGDSDDISSFFC, from the exons ATGAGCCGCAAGACGCAGCCCCGCAGCCCGGGACTCCTGCTGCCGGCCGCCCGATGCCGGAGCGCCCCCTCCAagcggctgctgctgcaggacGGCTCCAGCGAGGACGCCCCAGCGGCCAAGTGCCCCCGGCTCTCCGAgtgccccagcagcccccaggacTGTCTCAGCGCGCCGGCCTCGCCGGGCAGCGGCCCCACGCCGGGCAGCGCCCAGAGCCCCAGCCTCATTGCCGgctacctgctgctgcccctggccGACAGGGAGCATGTGTCCCGGGCGCTCAACATCCACACGGGCCAGGAGCTGCGCTGCAAG GTGTTCCCTCTCAAACACTACCAGGACAAAATTCGACTTTATGTTCAGCTGCCATCTCATAAAAATATCACTGGGGTAGTGGAAGTGATTCTGGGGGACACCAAGGCCTATGTCTTCCTTGAGAAGGACTTTGGGGACATGCACTCCTATGTGAGGAGCTGTAAAAGGCTGCGAGAAGAGGAGGCTGCCAAGCTGTTCAAGCAGATCGTCTCAGCTGTAGCTCACTGCCACCAATCGGCCATTGTGCTGGGTGACCTCAAGCTCAGGAAATTTGTCTTTTCTACTGAAGAAAG GACTCAGCTGAGACTAGAAAGCCTAGAAGACACTCACATCATCAAGGGGGAAGATGATGCTCTGTCAGATAAACATGGCTGCCCAGCATATGTCAGCCCTGAGATCTTAAACACGACAGGGACCTACTCTGGAAAATCAGCTGACGTTTGGAGTTTAGGAGTAATGCTGTATACCCTCCTAGTAGGACGCTATCCCTTCCATGACTCAGACCCTAGTACTCTGTTTTCTAAAATCCGCCGTGGACAGTTCTGTATTCCTGATCATGTCTCTCCCAAAGCCAGATGCCTCATTCGTAGCCTGCTGAGACGGGAACCCTCAGAAAGACTCACTGCTCCAGAGATCTTGCTTCATCCTTGGTTTGAAGCAGTTTTGGAACCTGGATATGTAGACCAGGATATAGGAACTTCTGATCAAATTGTTCCAGAGCATCATGGAGACAGTGATGATATAAGTTCCTTCTTCTGTTAG